A DNA window from Helianthus annuus cultivar XRQ/B chromosome 15, HanXRQr2.0-SUNRISE, whole genome shotgun sequence contains the following coding sequences:
- the LOC110914296 gene encoding uncharacterized protein LOC110914296: MEDEEPVDEEVQMEAPGKVQPSFILASIAHIGGPSSEKSIGKRPIQFAPSPTVDLSRAPFLPALKLNLFQRDLLKRKDRLGEVSNIPLSGGCSTVVLNKVPEKLTDPGLFTIPCLFGSDTECRALADLGASINLMLYSMYERLGLGELSPTRMSLSLADRSVKYPRGIIENLLVKVDKFVFPVDFVVLDMEADEKVPIILGHPFLCTAKAIIDVFEGKITLQVGEERVTFEIARSMEHPSGSDDLSSPSYSVYFIESFLSCVDHCFDYISGADLVESKLDEVVEKVEEVVSESEEVDETEWVPEVLELSEVKSEVETK; the protein is encoded by the exons ATGGAAGATGAGGAGCCTGTAGATGAAGAGGTTCAAATGGAGGcgcccggtaaagtgcaacctagCTTCATCCTAGCAAGTATCGCACACATCGGGGGGCCTTCAAGTGAGAAAAGTATAGGAAAGAGGCCCATTCAATTTGCTCCATCACCCACTGTCGATCTTTCCCGTGCTCCATTCCTTCCCGCCTTAAAACTAAACTTATTCCAAAGA GACCTTCTAAAACGtaaggataggttaggagaggtttctaacatTCCCCTTAGTGGAGGGTGTTCAACCGTAGTCTTGAACAAGGTCccggaaaaattgacggatccgggcctttttacCATTCCATGTttgtttgggagtgataccgagtgtagggccctagccgatCTAGGAGCGAGTATAAACCTAATGCTATATTCCATGTATGAGAggttaggtctaggagagttATCCCCTACACGTATGTCTTTGTCTCTAGCCGATAGATCAGTGAAGTATCCACGTGGTATAATTGAAAACCTTCTAGTTAAAGTGGATAAATTCGTCTTTCCCGTAGACTTTgtcgttcttgatatggaagccgacgAGAAGGTTCCTATCATTCTAGGACACCCAttcttgtgtaccgccaaggcTATCATCGATGTCTTTGAAGGAAAAATCACACTCCAAGTCGGTGAGGAGAGAGTTactttcgagatagcacgctccatggaacaccctagtggTTCCGATGATCTTAGTAGTCCTAGTTattcggtctatttcatagagtctttCTTATCATGTGTAgaccattgctttgactatattagtggAGCCGATTTAGTTGAGAGTAAGTTAGATGAGGTAGTTGAGAAGGTAGAGGAGGTTGTGAGTGAGAGCGAGGAAGTAGATGAGACCGAGTGGGTCCCCGAAGTGCTAGAGTTGAGTGAAGTGAAAA
- the LOC110912604 gene encoding trihelix transcription factor PTL, whose product MDHGRYCQPAFTAGDPRLHFHSPVPSLVSEVPFYMNQVLNPNAPPPPAAHTFLDTTSVSPPPPPPPPPTYSPQTGWNVFNGGINLNQGTGSYAQGTTIRWPRQETLTLLEIRSRLDHCFKEATSSNHKAPLWDEISRIMKEEYGYQRSGRKCKEKFENLYKYYKKTKEGKVGKTDGKHYRFFRQLEALVGNHHDPGSTNMNTAVYPSNQSNNSSGNTTPSDHHEFKKKEMIAAIEESVESHFMKLMVKQEQWCEKILCTIEQKEQERVMIENEWRKHEEARLDQEYEAWASHVAHIKTRDESLLEALQNLIKVRSVGSTHGDMDPMTNSKETECLSDPDKCKDWIEPEISSLIHIRTNKECKFQDVDQEHEDRLWQEVAFEMSLLGYDRSAKVCKETWDKLCVENTISREVSSGTSNPMNIECGRSWETM is encoded by the exons ATGGACCACGGCCGGTACTGCCAGCCGGCATTCACCGCCGGCGACCCAAGACTCCATTTCCACTCACCGGTCCCGTCACTGGTCTCCGAAGTACCATTTTACATGAACCAGGTACTAAACCCTaatgcaccaccaccaccagcagcacATACTTTTCTTGACACCACCTCCGTCTCTCCTCCTccgccgccaccgccaccgcctaCATACTCACCTCAAACCGGATGGAACGTATTTAACGGTGGGATCAACCTGAACCAAGGTACAGGAAGTTATGCACAAGGTACTACTATCCGATGGCCAAGACAAGAAACACTTACACTTCTTGAGATCAGATCTCGACTTGACCATTGTTTTAAAGAAGCCACTTCTTCTAACCATAAAGCCCCTTTGTGGGATGAAATCTCCAG GATAATGAAGGAGGAATATGGGTACCAACGAAGTGGTCGGAAATGTAAAGAAAAGTTCGAAAATTTGTACAAGTATTACAAGAAGACTAAAGAGGGGAAAGTTGGCAAAACTGACGGTAAACACTATCGGTTTTTCAGGCAACTCGAAGCCCTCGTTGGAAACCATCATGATCCGGGAAGTACCAATATGAATACTGCAGTTTATCCAAGCAATCAATCTaataattcttcaggaaataccacACCAAGCGATCATCATGAGTttaaaaagaaagaaatgatAGCTGCAATTGAGGAGTCAGTTGAGTCACACTTTATGAAACTAATGGTTAAACAAGAACAATGGTGTGAGAAGATCTTGTGTACAATCGAGCAAAAGGAGCAAGAAAGGGTGATGATAGAGAACGAATGGCGGAAACATGAGGAGGCGCGATTGGATCAAGAGTACGAGGCGTGGGCTAGCCATGTTGCGCACATCAAGACTCGCGACGAGTCTTTACTTGAAGCATTGCAAAACCTAATAAAGGTTAGATCGGTTGGGTCAACTCATGGAGACATGGACCCCATGACGAATTCGAAAGAAACCGAGTGTTTAAGTGATCCCGACAAGTGTAAAGATTGGATTGAACCCGAGATCTCGAGCTTGATTCATATTCGAACTAACAAAGAATGTAAGTTTCAAGATGTTGATCAAGAACATGAAGATAGACTTTGGCAGGAGGTAGCTTTTGAAATGTCTCTTTTGGGATATGATCGAAGTGCAAAAGTTTGTAAAGAAACATGGGATAAGCTATGTGTTGAGAACACAATTAGTAGAGAGGTTTCTTCAGGAACAAGCAACCCGATGAACATCGAGTGTGGACGTTCGTGGGAAACTATGTAA